One genomic region from Mesorhizobium terrae encodes:
- the dgoD gene encoding galactonate dehydratase yields MKITALTTYIVPPRWLFLKIETDEGICGWGEPVVEGRALTVEAAVKELADYLVGKDPRLIEDHWSVMHRGGFYRGGPILMSAIAGIDQALWDIKGKALGVPVHELLGGRCRDRIKVYSWIGGDRPSEVAEGARQVVARGFTALKMNGTEELQIVDSHDRIDAAVERVATVREAVGPHIGIAVDFHGRVHRPMAKALVKELEPYRLMFIEEPVLSENREALKEIAAMSSAPIALGERLYSRWDFKHVFEEGAVDIIQPDLSHAGGITECRKIAAMAEAYDIAVAPHCPLGPIALAACLQLDAVSYNCFIQEQSLGIHYNTGNDLLDYAKNKDVFRYEDGFVAIPDGPGLGVEIDEDYVKEQARKGHRWRNPIWRHADGSFAEW; encoded by the coding sequence ATGAAGATCACCGCCCTCACCACCTATATCGTGCCGCCGCGCTGGCTGTTCCTGAAGATCGAAACCGATGAAGGTATCTGCGGCTGGGGCGAACCCGTCGTGGAGGGACGCGCCCTGACGGTCGAGGCAGCGGTGAAGGAACTGGCGGACTATCTTGTCGGCAAGGATCCGCGGCTGATCGAGGACCATTGGTCCGTCATGCATCGCGGCGGCTTCTATCGCGGTGGGCCTATCCTGATGAGTGCCATCGCTGGCATCGATCAGGCGCTTTGGGATATCAAGGGCAAGGCGCTTGGCGTGCCCGTCCACGAGCTTCTTGGCGGCCGCTGCCGCGACCGCATCAAAGTCTACTCCTGGATAGGCGGCGATCGTCCGTCGGAGGTCGCCGAGGGCGCAAGGCAGGTCGTGGCGCGCGGTTTCACCGCGCTGAAGATGAACGGCACCGAGGAACTGCAGATCGTCGACAGCCACGACCGCATCGATGCCGCCGTCGAGCGCGTGGCGACCGTGCGCGAGGCCGTCGGGCCGCATATCGGCATTGCCGTCGACTTCCACGGCCGCGTACATCGCCCCATGGCAAAGGCTCTCGTCAAGGAGCTGGAACCGTATCGGCTCATGTTCATCGAAGAACCCGTGCTGAGCGAAAACCGCGAGGCGCTGAAGGAAATCGCCGCCATGTCGTCCGCCCCCATCGCTTTGGGCGAGCGTCTCTACAGCCGCTGGGATTTCAAGCACGTGTTCGAGGAAGGCGCCGTCGATATCATCCAGCCAGACCTTTCGCATGCCGGCGGTATCACCGAATGCCGCAAGATCGCCGCAATGGCCGAAGCCTACGACATTGCGGTGGCTCCCCATTGTCCGCTCGGGCCGATCGCGCTGGCCGCCTGCCTGCAACTCGACGCAGTGAGCTACAACTGCTTCATCCAGGAGCAGAGCCTCGGCATCCACTACAATACGGGCAACGACCTGCTCGACTATGCGAAGAACAAGGACGTCTTCCGCTATGAAGACGGCTTCGTGGCCATTCCCGACGGCCCGGGGCTGGGGGTCGAAATCGACGAGGATTATGTCAAGGAGCAGGCGCGGAAGGGTCATCGCTGGCGCAATCCCATCTGGCGCCATGCGGACGGATCCTTCGCCGAGTGGTGA
- a CDS encoding ABC transporter ATP-binding protein, with protein sequence MVDVELSSVGKSWGAVQVIRNLDIHVKDEEFLVLLGPSGCGKTTTMRMIAGLEDVTSGDIRIGGQSVVGKLARERDIAMVFQNYGLYPHMSVADNIGYPLRLRKVQVDERRERVKSAARKVHLEDLLERKPRALSGGQRQRVALARAIVRTPRLFMLDEPLSNLDAKLRVSMRAELKHLHHEMRTTTIYVTHDQIEAMTLATRVAVMHGGRIVQLDTPENIYKDPSELFVAAFIGSPPMNLLRGTMSIGAFRGAGFEIASLPASLGGSVTLGIRPDDVALVPGPDGADIVATVFATEFVGQSTLVSIKAGDDLFCAVADANRKVTIGETVFLKLDRSRIFFFDTANDKRLRPA encoded by the coding sequence TTGGTCGACGTCGAACTGTCCAGTGTGGGAAAAAGCTGGGGTGCGGTGCAGGTCATCCGCAACCTGGATATTCATGTGAAGGACGAGGAGTTCCTAGTGTTGCTCGGCCCGTCGGGCTGCGGCAAGACCACGACGATGCGCATGATCGCCGGTCTCGAGGACGTCACCTCGGGCGACATACGCATCGGTGGCCAGTCGGTCGTGGGCAAACTCGCACGCGAGCGCGACATCGCCATGGTTTTCCAGAACTATGGGCTCTACCCGCACATGAGCGTGGCCGACAATATCGGCTATCCGCTGCGGCTACGCAAAGTCCAGGTCGACGAGCGGCGGGAGCGCGTCAAATCCGCTGCCCGCAAGGTTCATCTCGAAGATCTACTCGAGCGCAAGCCGCGTGCCCTATCGGGCGGGCAACGTCAGCGGGTTGCACTGGCCCGGGCAATCGTGCGCACTCCGCGCCTGTTCATGCTCGATGAGCCGCTTTCCAACCTCGATGCCAAGCTGCGGGTTTCGATGCGCGCGGAACTCAAGCACCTGCATCATGAGATGAGGACGACCACGATCTATGTCACGCACGATCAGATCGAGGCCATGACGCTGGCAACCCGCGTTGCCGTCATGCATGGTGGCCGCATCGTCCAGCTCGACACGCCCGAAAACATCTACAAGGACCCTTCCGAGCTGTTCGTCGCCGCTTTCATCGGTTCGCCACCGATGAACCTGCTACGTGGGACGATGTCTATTGGAGCCTTCCGCGGCGCCGGATTTGAAATAGCCTCGCTACCGGCATCGCTTGGCGGAAGCGTCACGCTGGGTATCCGCCCCGACGATGTCGCGCTCGTGCCGGGGCCGGACGGCGCAGACATCGTCGCCACGGTCTTTGCCACCGAGTTCGTCGGTCAAAGCACCCTGGTTTCGATCAAGGCTGGCGACGACCTCTTCTGCGCGGTAGCCGACGCCAATCGGAAGGTAACGATCGGCGAGACGGTCTTTCTCAAACTCGATCGCAGCCGCATCTTTTTCTTTGATACGGCAAACGACAAGCGCCTGCGGCCGGCTTGA
- a CDS encoding GMC family oxidoreductase translates to MKDYDYIIVGGGSSGCVAAWRLVEEFGARVLLLEAGARRMSPLMHMPAGYMKYLGRDTYLDMHHMVPQPQLDGRSTIVPQARGLGGGSSVNAMVYMRGQAADYDNWADMLGTGHDWSWADMLEHFKVLENNDHLGAPAHGNAGPLNVSAPFHRCAMTDAFVAAVQNAGEVFTPDFNGGRQRGVGYMQSTIGPDRRRCSASDAFLSRVLDDPRLELRTQTTVDRVLVEAGRAKGVEFRRNGRVERLYAGSGVILASGTYITPKLLMLSGIGDADHLRSLEIAPVCDLPGVGRNLQDHCEVPVIFKSNGRYGYFGEDRGWRMLRNGLQYLLFRSGPVTSIGVEACAFVNPDDAKADATLKIYCVPTVYVDRDISGVEACDGLTMTCCLLRPRSRGKVTLRSNRPDDMPLIDGGFLRDPHDVETIIKGLKTARSFARQQPLTGLLEEEIVPGGTAADDEALRVHAKRMVKTNYHPVGTCRMGPDGDPSAVVDPKSMSVRGLEGLHVIDCSVMPTIVSGNTNAPAMAIAHKAAGLIHAAQR, encoded by the coding sequence ATGAAGGATTACGACTATATCATCGTTGGCGGCGGTAGTTCGGGCTGCGTGGCGGCCTGGCGCCTGGTCGAGGAATTCGGCGCCCGGGTCCTGCTCCTGGAGGCAGGAGCACGCCGCATGAGCCCGCTCATGCATATGCCCGCCGGCTACATGAAATATCTGGGGCGCGATACCTATCTCGACATGCATCACATGGTGCCGCAGCCACAACTGGACGGCAGAAGCACGATCGTGCCGCAGGCCAGGGGTCTCGGCGGCGGTTCGTCAGTGAACGCCATGGTCTACATGCGCGGACAAGCGGCCGACTACGACAATTGGGCCGACATGCTGGGCACCGGTCACGACTGGTCGTGGGCCGACATGCTCGAGCACTTCAAGGTACTCGAAAACAACGATCACCTGGGCGCGCCCGCCCATGGCAATGCCGGTCCGCTTAACGTGTCCGCACCTTTTCACCGCTGCGCGATGACCGACGCTTTCGTGGCCGCCGTCCAGAATGCTGGCGAAGTCTTCACCCCGGATTTCAATGGCGGCCGCCAGCGCGGTGTCGGTTACATGCAATCGACGATCGGGCCGGATCGCCGTCGTTGCAGCGCCTCCGATGCTTTCCTGTCGCGGGTGCTGGACGATCCCAGGCTGGAACTGCGCACGCAAACCACGGTCGACCGGGTTCTGGTCGAGGCGGGCCGGGCCAAGGGTGTCGAGTTCCGCCGCAACGGCCGGGTCGAGCGTCTCTATGCCGGCTCCGGCGTCATCCTCGCTTCCGGCACCTACATCACTCCCAAGCTCTTGATGCTGTCGGGGATCGGCGATGCCGATCATCTGCGATCGCTGGAGATTGCTCCGGTCTGCGACCTACCCGGTGTCGGACGGAATTTGCAGGATCACTGCGAGGTGCCCGTGATCTTCAAGAGCAATGGACGGTATGGTTATTTCGGCGAAGATCGCGGTTGGCGGATGCTTCGCAACGGACTGCAATATCTGCTTTTCAGATCCGGGCCCGTCACGTCGATCGGCGTTGAGGCCTGTGCTTTCGTCAATCCCGACGATGCTAAGGCCGATGCCACGCTCAAGATCTACTGTGTTCCAACCGTCTATGTGGACCGCGATATCTCCGGCGTCGAAGCCTGCGACGGCCTGACGATGACCTGTTGCCTGCTGCGCCCGCGTTCGCGTGGCAAGGTCACGCTGCGCTCAAACCGGCCTGACGACATGCCGCTCATCGACGGTGGCTTTCTACGCGATCCGCATGACGTGGAAACGATCATCAAGGGGCTGAAGACGGCGCGTTCCTTCGCGCGCCAGCAGCCGCTAACCGGTCTGCTCGAAGAAGAGATCGTACCGGGCGGCACGGCCGCTGACGATGAGGCTTTGCGCGTTCACGCCAAACGAATGGTCAAGACAAATTATCATCCGGTAGGCACCTGCCGGATGGGGCCGGACGGCGACCCGTCGGCGGTGGTCGACCCGAAATCCATGTCGGTCCGCGGACTGGAGGGGTTGCATGTGATCGACTGTTCGGTGATGCCGACGATCGTCAGCGGCAACACCAATGCGCCGGCCATGGCGATTGCCCACAAGGCCGCCGGCCTGATCCACGCGGCCCAGCGCTAG
- a CDS encoding ABC transporter substrate-binding protein, translated as MDKVKMPTGGLHLAVDRRSFLRATSILAAGGVIALHSGLPVYAQENSTELLKLYAGAKVDWQRYKGQTIVLGGLEHVWMHAIVPLISLFTQLTGIEVKVEKQSETEFAASMPVKLGGGSATPDIFMIWALGQAISAKWLQPLDAYRNDASLFDAAWYDDADIFSSARSFEKWSDGASYGLAITAEAQTLFMNKSMLDAKGFSAPASMDELFKLAKTLKSEEVAGIAMRAKPTGDAAPWTLAGFVFSYGGAYVTKDGKSGLTMPESIAGLDMYGRLLREAGPVGIAGYHWMECLNDFMQGAVAIGCDSSNFATDIEDKSKSTVAGNTLFGVLPAPANKSAKPNMWHWMTGINAKSANKEAAWLFLMWATSKPTSALTAAAGLATPRSSAWQTSAFRDRFGAQAADAALKNLQVADGDLFKAAWFHPKAPEILDAVGIAVNEVVTGSKDATQAFGDADGKVRQVLSM; from the coding sequence ATGGACAAGGTGAAAATGCCGACGGGAGGACTGCACCTTGCAGTGGACCGTCGTTCGTTCCTGCGTGCGACTTCGATATTGGCTGCGGGCGGTGTGATCGCCCTCCACTCAGGGCTACCGGTCTATGCGCAGGAGAACAGCACCGAACTGCTCAAGCTCTATGCCGGCGCGAAAGTCGACTGGCAAAGATACAAGGGGCAAACGATCGTGCTGGGCGGGCTGGAACACGTCTGGATGCACGCGATCGTGCCGCTGATCTCGCTTTTCACGCAGCTGACCGGGATCGAGGTCAAGGTCGAGAAGCAATCCGAGACGGAGTTCGCCGCCTCCATGCCGGTAAAGCTGGGCGGCGGCAGCGCCACGCCGGACATCTTCATGATCTGGGCGCTTGGCCAAGCGATTTCTGCCAAATGGCTGCAGCCGCTCGATGCATACCGCAACGACGCATCGTTGTTCGATGCCGCCTGGTACGACGACGCTGATATTTTTTCCTCTGCGCGCAGTTTCGAAAAATGGAGTGACGGCGCCTCCTACGGCCTGGCCATCACCGCGGAAGCGCAGACCCTGTTCATGAACAAGTCGATGCTGGACGCGAAGGGTTTCTCCGCTCCGGCCTCGATGGACGAACTGTTCAAACTCGCCAAAACGCTGAAGAGCGAGGAAGTTGCCGGCATCGCCATGCGGGCAAAGCCGACGGGCGACGCCGCCCCTTGGACGCTGGCGGGTTTCGTTTTCTCTTATGGCGGCGCCTATGTGACGAAGGACGGCAAGTCCGGCCTCACGATGCCGGAATCGATCGCCGGGCTCGACATGTATGGCCGGCTGCTTCGCGAGGCAGGTCCCGTCGGCATCGCCGGTTATCACTGGATGGAATGCCTGAACGACTTCATGCAGGGCGCGGTCGCCATCGGCTGCGATTCTTCAAACTTCGCCACCGACATCGAAGACAAGTCCAAGAGCACCGTCGCCGGAAACACCCTTTTCGGTGTCTTACCGGCTCCTGCGAACAAGTCGGCCAAGCCCAACATGTGGCATTGGATGACTGGCATCAATGCCAAGTCGGCAAACAAGGAGGCTGCCTGGCTGTTCTTGATGTGGGCGACTTCCAAGCCGACATCGGCACTCACCGCCGCCGCCGGACTTGCAACACCACGCAGCTCGGCCTGGCAGACATCGGCATTTCGCGATCGCTTCGGCGCTCAAGCCGCCGATGCCGCGCTGAAGAACCTGCAGGTCGCCGATGGCGATCTGTTCAAAGCCGCCTGGTTCCATCCCAAGGCGCCCGAAATCCTCGATGCGGTCGGAATTGCCGTCAACGAGGTCGTCACCGGCAGCAAGGATGCGACCCAAGCCTTCGGCGATGCCGACGGCAAGGTTCGGCAGGTCCTGAGTATGTGA
- a CDS encoding FadR/GntR family transcriptional regulator, whose translation MADTSQGLREKERKVQRPRVMSDTTQAIASDIFSGRYQPGTFLPTENDLGAEHGVSRTVIREALKVLAAKGLVLSRPRVGTIVCDEDNWNIIDSQVLAWHAPHALDDKLFDAILETRRAIEPLVAELAATRATLREIADLETAWEGMANAGEDIVKFSRSDITFHQTLYRASHNPIFRQIGGMIDTALKFSLEATAVISLDRRAEAVKAHQEVVEALRLRNGDAARKAANHILDLAARDLVSAKQIKNS comes from the coding sequence ATGGCTGACACCTCGCAGGGACTGCGGGAGAAGGAGCGAAAGGTGCAGCGGCCTCGCGTGATGTCAGACACCACGCAGGCGATCGCGTCCGACATATTTTCGGGCCGCTACCAGCCGGGCACCTTCCTGCCGACCGAAAACGATCTGGGTGCCGAGCATGGCGTCAGCAGAACGGTGATCCGCGAAGCTTTGAAGGTATTGGCAGCCAAGGGACTGGTCCTGAGTCGCCCCAGGGTGGGTACGATCGTCTGCGACGAAGACAACTGGAACATCATCGATTCCCAGGTGCTCGCCTGGCATGCTCCGCATGCGCTGGACGACAAATTGTTCGACGCCATCCTCGAAACTCGGCGTGCGATAGAGCCGCTGGTGGCGGAACTTGCCGCCACACGAGCAACGTTGCGCGAAATCGCCGATCTGGAAACGGCCTGGGAGGGAATGGCCAACGCCGGCGAGGACATCGTCAAGTTCTCGCGATCGGACATCACCTTTCACCAGACCCTCTACCGGGCAAGCCATAATCCGATCTTCCGGCAGATCGGCGGGATGATCGATACGGCGCTGAAGTTTTCATTGGAAGCAACCGCCGTGATCTCGCTCGATCGGCGCGCCGAGGCCGTGAAGGCCCACCAGGAAGTTGTGGAGGCGTTGCGGCTGCGCAACGGCGACGCGGCGAGGAAGGCGGCCAACCATATTCTCGATCTCGCGGCCCGTGACCTGGTGAGCGCCAAGCAAATCAAGAACAGCTGA